The DNA region GCATGCGGACTGCGAGTGGATAAGTCTTGATCCATGCATCAAGTGCATGGCTGGTCTTCCGCAGAAGACCTTCTGTGGTCTCGCGACCTTCGTACATCTGGAGACCTCCGGGGGGAAGTCCGCGTACCCCTCCCTGTCAGGAGGGCCTGTCATCGTCACTTGCACCAGCTTGTCATGCGTCCCGCGCAGAGGCCCGGAGGCTTTCTTGCGCTCGCCCTTTTGATCGGGCGAAGGGAACTATATGCCCCCCTGCCCGATCTGTCAACACCCCACCCGTACACACCTGAAGAGAGTGGGAAGACTCGCGCTCAGCGCCACTTTTCCGGCAGGCCGTAGAGATGCCAGCGGGCCTCGACCCGGCCTTGGACCTCCGGGGTCATCTCGATCTTGGGGGGCCACTCGCGGACAAAGCCCTCCTCGGGGAGTTTGCGGGCGCCGTCCCAGGCCAGCAGGCCGCTGCCCACACTGGACAGGGTCCACACGTCGCGCTCAGGGTCGATGTTGTTGAGGATGGTCCACCACAGGTCCTGCGCGTTCCCCACGTCGGTCTGCTCATCCCCGATCAGGAGGTGGCGGACGCCCGAGGCGGCGGGATGGGCAGCGAACGCCTCGGCCAGTTCGCGGGCCTGCCCCGGGCGGGTCTTGTCGAGGGCGACGTACCAGTACCCGTCGGGGGTCTGGCGCTGGGCGAGGACGCCATCGAAGTTGGGGAGATCGGCGACCGGGCTGGGCGTAAACAGGCTCTCCCCCGCCCGGTCGTGCCCCTGCTCCTCGCGGCTGCTGACGCCGCTGCCGACTTCCTCCGGGAGCTTGGTGGTCGCGTCGATGATGAGCTTGCCGCCGTAACCCCAGCCCCGGCTGGAGTGGTCCAGCACGTCGGTGGGGCCGCGCGTGGTCAGGGTGTCGCGGCCCGGCACCGCCTTCTCCACGACCTCACGCCAGACATCCACGAAATCGTTCACGGTCACGTCCTCGTCCACCACGACGATGACCTTGGCGAACATCATCTGGCCGAGGCCAAACAGCCCGTTGGCGACCTTATAGGCCTGACCGGGGTAGGTCTTCTTGATGGAAACGAAGACGAGGTTGTGCGCCACGCCCGCCGGGGGCATGTGGTAGTCCACGATCTCGGGGAGGATGAGCTGCGCGGCAGGGAGGAAGAGGCGCTCGGACGCTTCGATGAGGTAGGCGTCCTCCATCGGCGGGCGGCCCACGATGGTCGCGGGATAGACGGGCCGCTCGCGCATGGTCACCGCCGTGACGTGGAAGCGGGGATAGAGGTCGGGCAGCGTGTAGAAGCCGGTGTGGTCGCCGAATGGCCCTTCCATTGCCCAGTCCTCCTGCGGGTCCACATAGCCTTCGAGGATGAACTCGGCGTTGGCGGGCACGTCGAGGTCCACCGTGACGCCCTTCATGATGGGGTACCGCTGGCCGCGCAGGTAACCCGCGACGGCGAACTCGTCGAGGCCGGGAACGGGGGGCAGGGGGGCGGTCGCCGCGTAGATCAGGGCGGGGTCACCGCCGAGGGCGACTGCGACCTCCAACCTCTGCCCCAGCCGTTTGGCTTTCTCCAGATGCTTGGTCCCCGTCTTGTGGCGCTGCCAGTGCATCCCGGTGACGGTCTTGCTCATCAC from Deinococcus budaensis includes:
- a CDS encoding menaquinone biosynthesis decarboxylase, whose protein sequence is MAFPDIQSFMRLLEERGELVRVSVPVSRELEITEIADRLVKSGGPAVLFENVVGSDFPLVIGLMGTRERTALALGVSDLDDLAAKIRHLIDLKGSGGLGGLLGNVGKLRDAMNLPPRRVRSGPAQEVIWRGDEVDLDKLPILKCWPQDGGPFVTLPLVITKDPETGERNMGMYRMQVMSKTVTGMHWQRHKTGTKHLEKAKRLGQRLEVAVALGGDPALIYAATAPLPPVPGLDEFAVAGYLRGQRYPIMKGVTVDLDVPANAEFILEGYVDPQEDWAMEGPFGDHTGFYTLPDLYPRFHVTAVTMRERPVYPATIVGRPPMEDAYLIEASERLFLPAAQLILPEIVDYHMPPAGVAHNLVFVSIKKTYPGQAYKVANGLFGLGQMMFAKVIVVVDEDVTVNDFVDVWREVVEKAVPGRDTLTTRGPTDVLDHSSRGWGYGGKLIIDATTKLPEEVGSGVSSREEQGHDRAGESLFTPSPVADLPNFDGVLAQRQTPDGYWYVALDKTRPGQARELAEAFAAHPAASGVRHLLIGDEQTDVGNAQDLWWTILNNIDPERDVWTLSSVGSGLLAWDGARKLPEEGFVREWPPKIEMTPEVQGRVEARWHLYGLPEKWR